The Caldicellulosiruptor acetigenus DNA window TCATTTTCAATTATCCTTTTTGCCAAGTCCAAATACTCTTTTGCCTGATTGCTCTCTGGGTCGTATTCAATAACAGTTTTTCTGTTAATCTCAGCTTTTTGGACAATATTATCACGCGGGATAAACTTTATAAGCTGTGTTCCAAGACGTTTGCAGAATGCTTCTAAAAGTTCTTTTTCATTTTCAACCCTACGCGAATTGCAAATTATACCACCAAGTCTAACACCACTTGTTTCAGCAAACTTGAGTATTCCTCTGCAGATGTTGTTCGCGGCATAAAGTGCCATCATCTCACCAGATGCAACAATATATATCTCGTTTGCCTTGCCTTCTCTGATTGGCATTGCAAAACCACCACACACAACGTCGCCCAGAACATCGTAGAACACAAAGTCAAGGTCGTCAGTAAAAGCTCCAAGCTCCTCTAAAAGGTTGATTGCCGTTATAACACCACGTCCAGCACACCCAACACCAGGCTCTGGCCCACCAGACTCAACACACCTAACTCCACCAAAACCAGTGAACATCACTTTGTCAAGCTTGACATTGCTTTCACCCACCTCTCGCACAGTGTCCATAACCGTTACCTGAGACTTGACACCTAAAATAAGGCGTGTTGAGTCAGCTTTTGGGTCACATCCGACAATCATTACCTTTTTACCAAGAGTTGCCAGAGCTGCAACTGTGTTTTGAGTTGTTGTTGATTTTCCAATTCCACCTTTTCCATAAATAGCAATCTGTCTCATAATCTAATTGCCTCCTTTCAGCAAGATTAAAATTGTTGAATTATGTGTTTTGATATGGTAAACTTAAAAATGGGATAATAAATCAATTTTTTTGCGAGCCAGGGGGAGATGATTTGTGCAAATCTACTAAGTAGCTGCAAGGTAGAGGAAGCACTTTTTATTCTTCTCCCCCTGTATTTTCAACAAGAATGAGCTAAAATCTATGAAAAAGGGCAACAGCAGACATCTAAGCCTTGTCATGACGATAACACATGGCAATGGCAGGCACAAAACACGCTATTCACTTTTTTTTAAAAAAGAGGGGCGCAAGAGACAAGGCAGAAGCTTTTTATTCAATTTGGGGGTGTTTTGGATGCCTGCTGTTGCCAAATTATAAACTCAAGGGGTAAGGGAAAGTTTAAATTGCTGTCTCGCCCTGTTCGCCAGTTCTTATTCTCACTGCATTTTCTACGTTATAAATGAATATCTTGCCGTCGCCTATCTTTCCAGAGCGTGCTACTTTAACAATGGTATTAACAATTCTATCCACTTCTGAGTCCTTTACAATAAGCTCTATCTTGACCTTTGGCAAAAGATTTATATTAATCTCCACACCCCTGTAATATTCAGTTCTTCCTTTTTGAAGACCACAGCCCATAACCTGTGACACTGTCATGCCTTTAATTCCAAGTTGATTTAAAGCATCCTTTACCTCTTCAAGCTTTTCAGGTCTAATGATACACTCAATCTTTTTCATTAACCTTCACCCTTTTCAAATAAAATTTGTCTTAAACCCAAAACTTACTTTACTGTCTGAGACTTCATTACAAAGTCACTATACGCTGTTGCACCATGTTCTGCAACGTCAAGACCTTCTATCTCTTCTTCTTCAGAAACTCTGAGTCCAACTGTTATTTTGATGATTGCAAAGAGGATAAAAGCTGTCACAGTGGTCCATACAAATGTTGATGCAACACCAGCAAGCTGAACCAAAAACTGTTTTATTCCTCCACCATAGAAAAGTCCGCCATCTAGAGCAAAAAGTCCGACCATCAGTGTTCCAAAAGCTCCACATACGCCGTGCACAGAAATTGCACCAACTGGATCGTCTATCTTGAGTTTCTTGTCGATAAACTCAACAGCCACTACAACCAATATACCTGCAAGCCCGCCTATTATTGCTGCACCCCATGGGTTGACAGATGCACAGCCTGCTGTGATTGCAACAAGGCCAGCCAAAGCACCGTTTAGTGTCATACTAACGTCTGGTTTTTTGTACTTTAGCCATGTGTATATCATTGCTAAGTTTGCACCCATCGCAGCTGCCAGGTTGGTGTTGACAGCAATATCGCCAATCTTTTCATTCATACCAGATAAGGTTGAACCTGGGTTGAATCCAAACCAACCAAACCACAATATAAACGTTCCAAGTGCTGCCAAGGTTATACTATGACCAGGTATAGCATTTACTTTACCATCTTTTGTGTATTTACCTATTCTTGGTCCAAGCAATGCAGCACCAATCAGAGCACTCCAACCACCAACAGAATGTACAACAGTAGAACCTGCAAAGTCGATAAATCCAAGTTTGCTCAGCCAACCGCCGCCCCATGCCCAGTGACCTACAACAGGATAGATGATAAATGAAATTACAGCACTGTAAATGCAATACGCAATAAACTTTGTTCTTTCAGCCATAGCACCTGAGACAATTGTTGCAGCTGTTGCAGCAAACACTGTTTGGAAGATCAAAAATGATGTAAGCGGGATAGACAGGCCCAAGTGTTTAAATGAATCACTCAGGAAAAATCCAGACGTACCGATAAACCCACCTGCGTCTTTCCCAAACATGAATGCAAATCCAAAGAGCCAGAATATCACAGAACCTATTGCAAAGTCCATTAAGTTTTTCATAACAATATTGCTCGCATTTTTTGCTCTGGTAAAGCCTGCTTCGACCATTGCAAATCCTGCTTGCATAAAGAACACCAAAAATGCCGTAACAAGAACCCAGACATTATCAACGGCAATTGCCACTTTATCGGGTGTAACCTGGTCTGCTTTTGCTATTGATGTAACAAGCAGCAAAGTTGCAATTGTCCCTACCGGGATTAAAAAGGCCTTGTAGTTTTTAATGAGTCTATTCATCTTTAAAAACCCTCCTTAAACCTAACTTTTTACTGATATACAACCTTGTTTCACTTGCCCTGCGCCCCCCTTTTCAAAGTAAAGATTCTCTGGTATAATGAAAAAGCACGCAATTTTTAAAAAGAGAAGATTGAAAAACTAAAGGTATATGGAGTCTGATAAAATTGGGTAATTAAAAAAGGCAAAGGCAACCTTTTGAAAGGCGCCTTTGCCTTTCTTTCTTTATTCTCTTTGTTTATTCTCATTATATTCTTCATTTTGCAATTTGTCAATACCAAAATTGCATTTTATTTTATATAAAGTTTCTAAGGTAATTTGTAATTGTTTTAGATATAGTATATAAAAAGTATGACATATTTGTATAATTTGTATTTAGTTAATTAAGCCTTACAATACCTTATTAGTCGATTATTGCAGGATAATAAATTTGCAAGATATAATCCATCATAGTTAAATTTGAGTTAATTAATTTATTTTAAGGTTATGTTATAATGGTTAATAGAAGGAAAATAAAAAAGGAGTCAGCTGAGATGGATATAGAAGTATTAGACCCAGTAGGGTATGAAATATGTAGAAATATCGCTAAAAGCAATTTGTCAAAAAAATTCTACCTTGCAGGTGGTACTGCACTAGCATTACAGCTTCAGCATAGAAAGTCATATGACTTGGATTTTTTTCAAAAAGAAGTTAGCGAAAAGATAGAATTTGAATATATTTACAATATCTTAACCAAGTTATTTTCTAAAAAGGATGTAAATATTATTATAAAGCAACTTGACCAAGTGACTTCTACAATATGTGGAGTAAAGGTAAGTTTCATTGCATATCCTTTCCCTTTGATTGAGCCATTAGTCCAAGGTGATAAAATAGACATTCGTTTAAAAGGAATCAATTTAGCATCTCCTAAGGAAATAGCTTTGATGAAAGCGTATACCATCGGTAGACGACCAACATATAGAGATTATATTGACTTGTATTTTTTACTCAAAAGAGGTATTGTAAATTTAGAATATATTTTAGAGAAAGCACCCCAGAAATTTGTAATAGAAGGTGAATCAGTTTTTTCAAAGAAATTGTTCTTAGAACAACTTATGTATACAGAAGATATAATTGATAAAGAAACGGCATTAATCTCTGTAATAGGTAAAACACCAAAAGTAGATGAAATAGAAAAGTTTTTAACTCAGCAAGCTAAAATAGTAATTGAAAAGTATATAAAGAAAAGAGGTATGCTACTGTGAAACTTCCAGAGGATTTTAAAATCTTATTCAAAAATTACAACTTTGAAATGTTAGATACAGAAAAACACAAAGAATTAATAATAAAGACAGTATTGGCAAAAGGCAATTGGGAACATATTGAAAAGCTTTTTACTTTTTATAGTTTCAACGAAATAAAAGAAGTATTCTTGAAAGACTTTTATGGAGTTCAAGAACTCCCTATACCTACAATTTATCTTTGGGGAAGTCTATTTCTCGATGAAAAAGAGTATTGGGAATACAGAAATATGAGAAGTAAGATGAACTTAGTAGAAAAGTGGAAACAGACAAGAAAGGTTTATAAGTAAAAAGCCAGCCCAACTTTTTAGGACTGGCTCTTTTTATATGTTGAAAAAAACTATTTTACCCTGCTTTCATGCATCTTGAAAAGCTCTGGCATGACTTCGCGAACAACCATTTCAAGCTCATCGTCGCCAATAACAGTTGTTCTTCCATTTTCGTACTCCTTGTCAACCCACTCTTTGATTTTAGCAACTCTAGGGTCGCGCTTGTCAATTCTCTTGTCACCTTCAAGCCTGAAATATGTGTTAATCCATGCAGCGATACCTGCAAGCCCAGAGTGCGCATCAACTGCAATGACAATTGGACGGTTTAAAATCTTCTTTGTATCAAAGATGTTGTAGATTTCCTCATCCTTTAAAATACCGTCAGCATGAATTCCTGCTCTTGTTGCATTAAATGCCCTTCCTACAAACGGCGTTCTTGGTGGAATCTCATAGTCAAGCTCTTTTTCAAAGTAATCTGCAATCTCAGTGATTACCTCAAGCCTCATATTCTTTGTTGTCCCACGAAGCTGGGCATATTCAATTACCATAGCCTCAAGCGGAGTATTGCCCGTCCTCTCGCCAATACCCAGAAGCGAACAGTTGACTGCAGATGCACCGTAAAGCCATGCAGTGCCAGAGTTGACAACAGCTTTGTAAAAATCGTTGTGACCGTGCCACTCAAGCCACTCAGACGGCACCTCTGCATAGTGTCTAAGTCCATAAATTATTCCCTGCACGCTTCTTGGCAGAGCAACTCCCGGGTAAGACACACCAAGCCCGAGGGTATCGCATGCTCTAATCTTTACAGGCATATTTGCTTGGCGCGCAAGTTTCATAAGCTCGTTTGCAAACGGAACAACAAAGCCGTAAAAGTCTGCTCTTGTGATGTCCTCAAAATGGCAGCGCGGAATAATTCCATGTTCAAGTGCTGCTTCAACAATAGAAAGATACATTTCCATTGCCTGTTTTCTTGTCATATTGAGTTTTTTAAATATATGATAGTCAGAGCAGGACACCAAAATTCCCGTTTCTTTGATGCCCATTTCTTTCACAAGTTGAAAATCCTCTTTTCTTGCTCTTATCCATGAGGTAACCTCTGGATACCTATAACCTCTTTCCATGCATTTAATAACAGCTTCTCTATCTTTTTTTGAATATAGGAAAAACTCTGTCTGACGGATAACACCAGAGTCGTTGTCAAGCTCGTGGAGATAATCATAAAGCCTTACAATCTGTTCAACTGTATAAGGAGACCTTGCTTGCTGACCATCTCTGAATGTTGTATCTGTTATCCATATCTCATCAGGCACAAACATAGGGACATGCCTGTGGTTGAATGCTATCTTGGGTATCTCTGTGTATGGGAAAATCTCTCTATAGAGGTTCGGCTCTGGAACATCCTGGAGTGTATATTTATACGCTGCCTGCTCAATTAGGTTTGTCCTGGGATTAAATTCTACTCTTGCCACTTAAGCTTCCCTCCACATTGTATATATGTATACAATCAAGTGTTATGAGATATATTATATTCTACTTTTGCATTTTTGACAATAGGACATTGCAAATTATTCTTTTGCGCAAGACTATATTTTAAGATATGAGTTGAAATTTTGCAAGATGGCAATTTAAAATCTTCATATGTGAGATTATTTCCCTTAACCTTCTTCAATAGCTTCCTCGTCATAAAGAATCTTTTCAGGGTCTTTTTCGGAAGAGAGGACCTCAACACTTTTGAGTTTTCTTTCTATGGTTCTTGTCTTTCTTGTTGCAGTGTCAATTGTATCCTGTGCCTCAGAAAGCTTCTTTTTAACCTTTTCAAGAATCTCAGCAAACCTTGAAAATTCAGTTTTGACCGCTGACAAAAGCTCCCAAACCTCGCTTGTTCTCTTTTCAATTGCAAGGGTTTTAAAGCCAAGTGAAATGGTGTTGAGCATTGCAACAACTGTTGTGGGTCCCGCAATAATCACCTTGTATTCCCTTTGCACAGACTCAAACAGCCCGGGTATTCTCAAAACCTCTGCATAAAGCCCTTCAGAGGGCAAAAACATGATAGCAAAGTCTGTTGTTTTAGGCGGGTCTATATACTTTTCCTTTATAGCCTTTGCATTTTGCCTTATACTATTTTCAAGCTCCTTTGAAAATCTTGCAACTTCTTCTGCCTCCGCTTTCTCCTGCGCCTCAATAAGCCGCTGATAACTTTCTATGGGGAATTTAGAGTCTATTGGAAGGTATATAAATTCATTATCCTTTGAATTTTTAGAAGGAATCTTAATAGCAAACTCAACTTGCTCTTGAGTGTGTGGTTTTATCCTTACATTTCTTTCGTACTGTGAAGAATCCAAAATCTGGCCTATGATATTGCCAAGCTGAATCTCACCAAGCGTGCCTCTAACCTTTACATTGCTCAAAATCTTTTTAAGGTCTCCAACACTTCCTGCCAGGGCCTGCATCTCACCAAGCCCTCTGTGGACAAGCTCAAGACGCTCTGATACAAGCTTGAAAGACTGCGAAAGTTTTGTCTCTAATGTGCTTTGTAGCTGGCTGTCAACAGTCTCTCGTATTTTCTCAAGCTTGCTATCTATCTCTTTTCGGATACTGTCAAGCCTCTCCTGATTTGATGATGTAAAATTTATTATCTGATTGGATATGTCTGAAAACCTTGTCATCAAAATGCCGCCAAATGAACTTATCATACTTTGCGTTTCATTTTTATTCTGAGAAAATTGTTGCGATATGGAATTTTGAATTTGTTCAAGTTCCTTTTCAATCTCCAAAAGTTTATTTTGTGTCTCAGAAGAACTCATATTGTTTTTAAGTCTTATGAGCAGTAACAAGTTTGATACGATAAGAACGATAATAACAATTAGCAAAACTACTTCCAATCTTTATCACCTCTGTTTTAGAAAAGAATCTTAAAATTTAAAAAACGGGCTGCTTTCACAGTAACTTTTTAGCAGCCCTTTTTGCCTCTTTCAAGTTTAAATTCAATTTTATTCTTCCAAATCCAAAAGCTCTTTTAGCTCGTCGTCATCAAGTGCAACAACCGGCTGTTGAATCTTTTTGGTGTCTTTTAGAATCTCAAACTCACCAACAGAGTATTCTTTTAGCTCTACATTTTGCATCTCATCTTCAAAT harbors:
- the nifH gene encoding nitrogenase iron protein; the encoded protein is MMRQIAIYGKGGIGKSTTTQNTVAALATLGKKVMIVGCDPKADSTRLILGVKSQVTVMDTVREVGESNVKLDKVMFTGFGGVRCVESGGPEPGVGCAGRGVITAINLLEELGAFTDDLDFVFYDVLGDVVCGGFAMPIREGKANEIYIVASGEMMALYAANNICRGILKFAETSGVRLGGIICNSRRVENEKELLEAFCKRLGTQLIKFIPRDNIVQKAEINRKTVIEYDPESNQAKEYLDLAKRIIENDMFVIPKPMPMDELEKLIEEYGLAD
- a CDS encoding P-II family nitrogen regulator, translating into MKKIECIIRPEKLEEVKDALNQLGIKGMTVSQVMGCGLQKGRTEYYRGVEININLLPKVKIELIVKDSEVDRIVNTIVKVARSGKIGDGKIFIYNVENAVRIRTGEQGETAI
- a CDS encoding ammonium transporter — translated: MNRLIKNYKAFLIPVGTIATLLLVTSIAKADQVTPDKVAIAVDNVWVLVTAFLVFFMQAGFAMVEAGFTRAKNASNIVMKNLMDFAIGSVIFWLFGFAFMFGKDAGGFIGTSGFFLSDSFKHLGLSIPLTSFLIFQTVFAATAATIVSGAMAERTKFIAYCIYSAVISFIIYPVVGHWAWGGGWLSKLGFIDFAGSTVVHSVGGWSALIGAALLGPRIGKYTKDGKVNAIPGHSITLAALGTFILWFGWFGFNPGSTLSGMNEKIGDIAVNTNLAAAMGANLAMIYTWLKYKKPDVSMTLNGALAGLVAITAGCASVNPWGAAIIGGLAGILVVVAVEFIDKKLKIDDPVGAISVHGVCGAFGTLMVGLFALDGGLFYGGGIKQFLVQLAGVASTFVWTTVTAFILFAIIKITVGLRVSEEEEIEGLDVAEHGATAYSDFVMKSQTVK
- a CDS encoding nucleotidyl transferase AbiEii/AbiGii toxin family protein codes for the protein MDIEVLDPVGYEICRNIAKSNLSKKFYLAGGTALALQLQHRKSYDLDFFQKEVSEKIEFEYIYNILTKLFSKKDVNIIIKQLDQVTSTICGVKVSFIAYPFPLIEPLVQGDKIDIRLKGINLASPKEIALMKAYTIGRRPTYRDYIDLYFLLKRGIVNLEYILEKAPQKFVIEGESVFSKKLFLEQLMYTEDIIDKETALISVIGKTPKVDEIEKFLTQQAKIVIEKYIKKRGMLL
- a CDS encoding DUF6922 domain-containing protein, with amino-acid sequence MKLPEDFKILFKNYNFEMLDTEKHKELIIKTVLAKGNWEHIEKLFTFYSFNEIKEVFLKDFYGVQELPIPTIYLWGSLFLDEKEYWEYRNMRSKMNLVEKWKQTRKVYK
- a CDS encoding 2-isopropylmalate synthase — its product is MARVEFNPRTNLIEQAAYKYTLQDVPEPNLYREIFPYTEIPKIAFNHRHVPMFVPDEIWITDTTFRDGQQARSPYTVEQIVRLYDYLHELDNDSGVIRQTEFFLYSKKDREAVIKCMERGYRYPEVTSWIRARKEDFQLVKEMGIKETGILVSCSDYHIFKKLNMTRKQAMEMYLSIVEAALEHGIIPRCHFEDITRADFYGFVVPFANELMKLARQANMPVKIRACDTLGLGVSYPGVALPRSVQGIIYGLRHYAEVPSEWLEWHGHNDFYKAVVNSGTAWLYGASAVNCSLLGIGERTGNTPLEAMVIEYAQLRGTTKNMRLEVITEIADYFEKELDYEIPPRTPFVGRAFNATRAGIHADGILKDEEIYNIFDTKKILNRPIVIAVDAHSGLAGIAAWINTYFRLEGDKRIDKRDPRVAKIKEWVDKEYENGRTTVIGDDELEMVVREVMPELFKMHESRVK
- a CDS encoding DNA recombination protein RmuC is translated as MEVVLLIVIIVLIVSNLLLLIRLKNNMSSSETQNKLLEIEKELEQIQNSISQQFSQNKNETQSMISSFGGILMTRFSDISNQIINFTSSNQERLDSIRKEIDSKLEKIRETVDSQLQSTLETKLSQSFKLVSERLELVHRGLGEMQALAGSVGDLKKILSNVKVRGTLGEIQLGNIIGQILDSSQYERNVRIKPHTQEQVEFAIKIPSKNSKDNEFIYLPIDSKFPIESYQRLIEAQEKAEAEEVARFSKELENSIRQNAKAIKEKYIDPPKTTDFAIMFLPSEGLYAEVLRIPGLFESVQREYKVIIAGPTTVVAMLNTISLGFKTLAIEKRTSEVWELLSAVKTEFSRFAEILEKVKKKLSEAQDTIDTATRKTRTIERKLKSVEVLSSEKDPEKILYDEEAIEEG